CAACATGGTGAAGTTACAAATCTTTTTTGTAAACCTACTGATGTAGCTGTTCTTATGTCTGGAGAGTTTTTTGTATCTGATGGGTAATACTAGGCTTTGCAATTAATTGTAATTATATATTGTGTCAGCAAATATTGCTTTAAATAAATGAGTCCATTGATACTGATtaggcattaaaaaatatattttaaatttgaattttgaattatgtaaaaataatcaaatcttgATTGTTTTATTACAAGCCTACTTTTTGTAAAACAGGTACTGTAATAGCAGAGTTCTGAAATTTTCCAAAGATGGAACTTTTTTGATGTCCTTTGGGAAAAGGAATGTTCAGTTTGGTGCAGGTAACTTCCTAAATATATATCTGATTATTAGTTTGATGTGCATGATTTTCAAGTCATGTTTCATGataacaatttaaaactataaaaccaGATACCATATGAATTGTATTCAATAGCCACATTTTGTGGTATGCCCTTCGAACTCATCAggattgttttgagtttgaacactgccatcccctgtcatcctgcaggaggtttgggttagAACATAGTTATGTTtagttctgaaggaacatccagaacttaaaaaaaatattaagcaaaataaagattttaagctAAATAAATTAGGTTACATAAATGTGCTTAGCTTGGTTGGTTTTTCCCCTTATCAGCATTTTAAAGTTCAAACTATGTTTCTACTGGTACATAGCTAATAGAAGATGAGActtcattattttgtaaacaaagaaaaatgtgaCAATATCaccattaatattttattgtagaTTTTGGTCAGTAGTTTGCTGCATTATCAAACAGctcattttttgttctataggaggtTTACTGTATGCTGTGAATGGTCCTGCTTTTGATGGCCCCATTGATACAACTGTCCAGGGTTTCACATCAGACATAAATACTGGATATTTGTTGGAAATGTGGAATGTACCAGATGTAAAGTTCTATTTCATGTGACAACAAAACTCAGCttagtttaactacaaataGCTAATCTCTCTCATTGTAACATAATTTATCAaagttatgttttatttatttattcttattcaacttttacaaagtaaaaatgttttgaatgtaTTGACCTCATGGGAAACTACATTAAAATCTCCACAATCTTTCAGAACATGCGAAACCCACATTATGTAGCAGCAGATCCAGTAACACATAGCATCTATGTAGGGGAATTGGACCCTGAAAGTGTTTGGAAGTTTAGCAGACCTGTTACAGTACAGTCAAGTTCACAGCATAACAAAGGTAAATAAGGAAGATTGCTTTCACATTCACCTGGTAATGAATGTTGATGTGAATGTTCATTTGTAAAGTCTGTTATTAGTTTATAATTGGCTGTTAAAAAGTTTGCATCAgtattaatctaaatatgtactTGTGATCTGTACTACTCTCTGAATGAAACGTCCTGGACTCTTTTATTGTCTATAATTTTATCACTTTCCTTAGAGACATGTAAAAGCAAATTGAATCCGATTAGAAGTGCAAGCGATGATTGTAATACAGAAAGAAAATCTTTTCAATAATTGAATTTATTGTGTTGAGTGGTCATTGTGAACTACTAGCTTACTCTTTATTAGAGCAAAGAAAATGGTAGAAGTAAAATAACTTAGACTTTGCTTCGGCTCAACTGAAGTTTACAAATAGCTGTGTAGATTTTTCAAGAAATTTCCTAGTTTCATAAGGTGAAAAGTAATTTGTGTAGACATCTTAGGAAAAGCTACAATGCCTTAACTTTATTCAATTTTATGCCACAGTTGAGGAAAGTACTCAGAGCCAGTTACTGTCAGCAATCCATTGGACCAGAGTGAAACCAATACCACAGAGTTGTCTGAGGCTATCAAAGATAGCAGTGATGTCTCTCCCTCTGTCATCAATTGGCATCTTACTTGTGGTACCAGTCATCTTGTTGCTACTTCTAGTCAGGGCACATCAGTCTGgtgttataaatttttttttagttttagtttttagctagattgaatgaaatttaaaacattttttatattattaaattacagAATTTTTAATCCTTTCCTCTAGTTTAATGATCAATactataaaatgaaataaaaattattgggCGGTTTATAATATATTCAGGTCATTTAAAAACCTTTACAACATAACaggcatttaattttttaaattctttttgttaaaatttggATGTTTTCTACAATTtaatatttgttctttttttttttttcattaggaaaatttaaatgttatggACATGGAAAGAAGGGAAAGGTTTTTAACCTTAAAGGCTTTACTTGGAATTCTCATAAAGGCTTTGATAGACTTAGTACTGAGGAAAGTGATCATGAGGTTGACCAAGATGATTTAGATGATAAAGACTATTTGACACCTCCCAAGACGAATAAAGCATAGCCTCAAGTTCAAGGCTGACTAAATTGTgtaaattaatctttttttttctttgttattagTTGTTCATATCATAATATTCTGCCATTACAGTCAG
This genomic stretch from Biomphalaria glabrata chromosome 4, xgBioGlab47.1, whole genome shotgun sequence harbors:
- the LOC129925695 gene encoding peptidyl-glycine alpha-amidating monooxygenase B-like isoform X2; the encoded protein is MHQVFKIPPGQTVPKMTLGQKFQHGEVTNLFCKPTDVAVLMSGEFFVSDGYCNSRVLKFSKDGTFLMSFGKRNVQFGAGGLLYAVNGPAFDGPIDTTVQGFTSDINTGYLLEMWNVPDNMRNPHYVAADPVTHSIYVGELDPESVWKFSRPVTVQSSSQHNKGKFKCYGHGKKGKVFNLKGFTWNSHKGFDRLSTEESDHEVDQDDLDDKDYLTPPKTNKA
- the LOC129925695 gene encoding peptidyl-glycine alpha-amidating monooxygenase B-like isoform X1, whose product is MHQVFKIPPGQTVPKMTLGQKFQHGEVTNLFCKPTDVAVLMSGEFFVSDGYCNSRVLKFSKDGTFLMSFGKRNVQFGAGGLLYAVNGPAFDGPIDTTVQGFTSDINTGYLLEMWNVPDNMRNPHYVAADPVTHSIYVGELDPESVWKFSRPVTVQSSSQHNKVEESTQSQLLSAIHWTRVKPIPQSCLRLSKIAVMSLPLSSIGILLVENLNVMDMERRERFLTLKALLGILIKALIDLVLRKVIMRLTKMI